From one Gossypium hirsutum isolate 1008001.06 chromosome D08, Gossypium_hirsutum_v2.1, whole genome shotgun sequence genomic stretch:
- the LOC121220015 gene encoding ankyrin repeat-containing protein BDA1 — protein sequence MDPSLLRDIETGDTDALYALIRKDPNMLEHIDQIPFIDTPLHIAANKGQIKFAMEMINLKPSFGRKLNQDGFSPMHLAFKMGHTKLVLRLLQTDKDLVRVKGREGMTPFHCAAAAGNSYLLFQFLETCPECVEDVTVLNETALHLALKNKHTDAFNFLLGWLRKNRRRGGKDLERKVINWRDDDDNTALHIAATRKQHQAVQLLLDSFYGLDVKAKNSEGLTAREIIENVGRQGLNMSSAEDDDRTTAKIKRIKKRTSRSERALVRLIRTKNGLSENMINATLVVAALVITAIYQSSLSPPRGLWQGDNTSNLTTTSNLTTTTKFKLFNDNYDEKLSKHVFREETMKPGTAIMNPNLFLGFWLVNFIAFGLPVLLTVFLLYDVARILLLPLYFLSVSYFNCMTLISPSMFWANLNFVVMWTAIILPSVLVFGGVWLCMLPKHREIRQIRRRVRNDNNIGIIQYLRMSV from the exons ATGGATCCAAGCTTATTGAGAGACATAGAAACAGGAGATACTGATGCCTTGTACGCTCTAATTCGAAAGGATCCGAACATGTTGGAGCATATTGATCAGATTCCTTTCATCGATACTCCACTTCACATAGCAGCAAATAAAGGCCAAATTAAGTTTGCAATGGAGATGATAAACTTGAAGCCTTCGTTTGGTCGGAAGCTAAACCAAGACGGGTTTAGCCCCATGCACTTGGCCTTCAAAATGGGGCATACCAAGCTAGTGCTTCGACTGTTGCAGACCGATAAAGACCTGGTTCGCGTCAAAGGAAGGGAAGGGATGACCCCTTTCCATTGTGCAGCTGCAGCGGGGAACTCTTATCTTTTATTCCAGTTCCTTGAAACTTGCCCTGAATGCGTTGAGGATGTCACGGTTCTTAACGAGACTGCATTACATCTTGCTCTGAAAAACAAACACACCGACGCTTTTAATTTCTTACTTGGATGGCTTCGAAAGAACCGGCGTCGAGGAGGCAAGGATTTGGAAAGAAAGGTTATAAATTGGAGAGATGATGATGACAACACTGCGTTGCACATTGCAGCTACGAGGAAACAACATCAG GCAGTACAACTGTTGTTGGATTCCTTTTATGGGTTAGATGTAAAAGCTAAGAACTCAGAAGGCTTGACAGCTCGAGAAATCATAGAAAATGTTGGAAGACAAGGGTTGAACATGAGTAGCGCCGAAGACGATGATAGGACCACCGCCAAGATTAAGCGCATTAAGAAAAGAACTAGTCGGTCTGAAAGAGCATTAGTAAGGTTGATTCGTACAAAGAATGGGTTGTCGGAGAACATGATCAACGCAACACTGGTGGTAGCGGCGCTGGTCATAACAGCGATCTACCAATCATCTTTAAGCCCACCGAGAGGTCTTTGGCAAGGTGATAACACGAGTAACCTCACCACCACCTCAAACCTTACTACTACCACTAAATTTAAACTCTTTAACGACAATTACGATGAAAAACTTTCTAAACATGTGTTTCGTGAAGAAACAATGAAACCTGGTACAGCAATCATGAATCCCAACTTGTTTTTAGGGTTTTGGTTAGTCAATTTTATAGCATTTGGGCTTCCGGTTCTTCTAACCGTTTTCCTTTTATACGATGTAGCTCGTATTCTTCTTCTCCCGCTTTATTTTCTATCCGTCTCCTACTTTAACTGCATGACATTAATATCTCCGTCCATGTTTTGGGCAAACCTCAACTTTGTTGTCATGTGGACAGCCATTATTCTCCCGTCTGTCTTAGTTTTTGGAGGCGTATGGTTATGTATGCTGCCAAAGCACCGGGAAATCAGACAAATACGCAGACGTGTCCGCAATGACAATAATATCGGAATAATTCAGTACTTGCGAATGTCAGTCTaa